The Vicia villosa cultivar HV-30 ecotype Madison, WI unplaced genomic scaffold, Vvil1.0 ctg.000205F_1_1, whole genome shotgun sequence genome has a segment encoding these proteins:
- the LOC131625330 gene encoding uncharacterized protein LOC131625330 has protein sequence MAGTGSRVKRGRGRPPKAVPPSPENHPSPSSPVKEKMTTQPITASKMDTEKIEEEKIEEEISKDETLILGMKKNVSLPESRKVEEHKLWVDILTENRNPTKGLSMQYVAPNVTNEGIVIEIEEDDIVSEVKYWETALILYAMGEELSMNMVKNFMEKVWNFVKLPDLFYHEEGYFILRFHSHDDMDAVLIRGPYTLRNISLMLREWKPDFNLKRDMLRTVPLWVKLPKLPLHLWGEKSLSKIGSAIGVPLVTDECTANKLRVSYARILVEVDITREMIKEIAIKDCEGRIMKQPVEYEWKPLFCDRCQSIGHKCKEFVKRQWKPKAKPVDTEQGCSQAIATETDLKKKREADHEEQKDDIEENNWTVVGSAIKGKGKRTPTDSSTEIRCVNGFEALGILNDLIETLDGDPFKADKAKKIREKLSIHDNYLDNYLNHDNGRIWVSWSDRNLEVKMIKSSAQFIHCGVYGVMGDFRFWLTALYGMNKLEQRKNLWKDLSLLKPSSNDPWCIIGDFNNVTKAQDRIGGRMVSEAEYTDLQEMMINNGSSEMDSCGDYFTWCNRHTVDPIHSRIDRLIGNVAKDKQKGHKSRRFKFYNCLTKLPGYEETIRASWNKPIEGSPMYILWRKLQRLKPDLQQLSKNIINMKHNLEAARKDLDLAQRDLANNRMDSSRISRVKICTDEVIRLHELEEHMLIQKSKIDWLRLADDNNAFFHASIKAKHKSKSMKILKTTDGNSVTDQNSIMEEVMKFYKSLMGTKEDNVKHVDIEAMRSGKQVSIGQRDALIRPVTEDEILEALKAIGDLKAPGIDGYGSYFFKSSWNIVKWDVIAAVQEFFVKGNLLKAFNSTIVTLIPKHENASEVKDFRPIVGCTTFYKIISKVLTNRLGMVLPEVIHKSQVAFLKGQVIQNHILLAFELMKGYSRKGGTPRSMIQVDLQKAYDMMDWNSLETVLNEIGLPSQFIKWIMLVTTTVSYRFNVNGEYTTIMEARRGIRQGDPISPLLFVIMMEYINRVMIKMTRNADFKFHSKCKALKITHLTFADDVLLFSRGDKKSIEILLAAFNSFSASTGLRVNPRKCYAFYGGMDTAAKEEIGRITGYAEGQLPIRYLGIPLASKKLNVSHYLPLIDRVMSRIRHWSAHLLSTAGRIQLVKSTISATVQYWMTCLPLPDFVIRKLDSLCRSYIWSGKATISKKSPVAWKRVCCPVKQGGLNVINLSVWNHVALLKCLWNISMELDNLWVKWIHTYYLKGRDFLAENQGNNCTWILKHILASKADIGRIDNCWNSMRNQRQFSMMKIYNILIEDNVRVEWYHMMTHNFARPRAKVILWLICQNRLFTKTRMAKMGMLQNTLCDLCKEDNEDLDHLLFKCKSTFVIWQGIFKWMDMKLESNLDMAWIKRKSKGKGWPNILLKAAATEVFYGIWMYRNSMIFGSKGSYRDTHSVIRSIIDSLVYRGWMKPKYRNHLVNILM, from the exons ATGGCGGGAACAGGCTCACGCGTGAAACGGGGAAGGGGGAGGCCGCCAAAAGCGGTGCCGCCGTCACCGGAGAACCACCCTTCACCATCGTCACCGGTGAAGGAGAAGATGACTACTCAACCTATAACTGCTAGCAAGATGGACACAGAGAAGATTGAAGAGGAGAAGATTGAAGAGGAAATAAGCAaagatgaaaccctaattttggggaTGAAGAAGAATGTGTCGCTACCAGAATCAAGAAAAGTTGAAGAACACAAATTGTGGGTTGATATTCTCACTGAGAATCGGAATCCAACAAAAGGTCTATCGATGCAATATGTAGCACCAAACGTCACCAACGAAGGAATCGTGAttgaaattgaagaagatgacATTGTGTCGGAAGTCAAGTATTGGGAAACAGCCTTAATCTTGTATGCGATGGGTGAGGAATTAAGCATGAACATGGTGAAGAACTTCATGGAGAAGGTATGGAATTTTGTCAAACTCCCTGATCTGTTCTACCATGAGGAAGGGTATTTTATCCTTAGATTCCATTCTCATGATGATATGGATGCAGTGCTAATAAGAGGCCCTTATACATTAAGGAATATCTCTTTGATGCTAAGGGAGTGGAAGCCTGATTTCAACCTAAAAAGGGATATGTTGAGAACAGTGCCTCTATGGGTGAAACTTCCCAAACTGCCACTACACCTATGGGGGGAGAAAAGCCTAAGCAAAATAGGAAGTGCCATAGGCGTGCCGTTGGTAACAGATGAATGCACGGCCAATAAGCTGAGGGTATCATACGCACGTATTCTGGTTGAAGTGGATATCACAAGAGAAATGATCAAAGAGATAGCCATAAAGGACTGTGAAGGAAGAATAATGAAGCAGCCGGTGGAGTACGAATGGAAGCCATTATTCTGTGATAGATGCCAAAGTATAGGGCACAAATGTAAGGAATTTGTGAAAAGGCAATGGAAACCTAAAGCTAAACCTGTAGATACTGAACAGGGCTGCAGCCAGGCTATTGCTACTGAGacagatttaaagaaaaaaagggAAGCAGATCATGAAGAACAGAAGGATGACATAGAGGAAAATAACTGGACAGTGGTTGGATCAGCCATCAAAGGTAAAGGTAAGAGAACTCCAACTGATTCTTCAACTGAAATTAGATGTGTTAATGGATTTGAGGCTCTAGGGATTTTGAATGATCTCATAGAGACCTTGGATGGAGATCCAT TCAAGGCTGATAAGGCTAAGAAGATCAGAGAGAAACTCAGCATCCATGACAATTACTTAGATAACTATCTGAATCATGATAATGGGAGAATTTGGGTATCATGGAGTGATAGGAATTTGGAGGTTAAGATGATAAAAAGCTCTGCCCAGTTCATTCATTGTGGAGTTTATGGTGTTATGGGAGACTTTAGATTCTGGCTGACAGCTCTGTATGGAATGAATAAACTAGAACAGAGGAAGAACCTTTGGAAGGATCTCAGTCTATTGAAGCCTAGTAGTAATGATCCTTGGTGCATTATTGGAGACTTCAATAATGTCACCAAAGCTCAGGACAGAATAGGTGGTAGAATGGTTTCAGAAGCTGAGTATACTGACTTGCAAGAAATGATGATAAATAATGGCTCGAGTGAAATGGATAGTTGTGGTGACTACTTCACCTGGTGCAATAGACATACAGTTGATCCTATTCACTCTAGGATTGATAGGCTCATTGGTAAT GTGGCCAAAGACAAGCAAAAGGGCCACAAATCAAGGAGATTCAAGTTCTACAATTGCTTGACTAAGCTGCCAGGTTATGAGGAGACTATTAGGGCTAGCTGGAATAAACCTATTGAAGGTAGCCCTATGTACATCCTTTGGAGGAAGCTGCAGCGTCTAAAGCCTGACTTACAACAGCTTAGTAAGAACATAATCAATATGAAGCATAACTTGGAGGCTGCTAGGAAAGATCTGGATTTGGCGCAGAGAGACTTAGCTAATAACAGAATGGACAGTAGCAGAATTTCCAGGGTCAAAATTTGCACTGATGAGGTGATTAGGCTGCACGAACTGGAGGAACATATGCTAATTCAGAAGTCCAAGATTGATTGGCTGAGACTGGCAGATGACAATAATGCATTCTTTCATGCCTCTATTAAAGCAAAACATAAGAGTAAGAGTATGAAGATCCTTAAGACAACTGATGGTAATTCTGTTACTGATCAGAATAGTATTATGGAAGAGGTTATGAAATTCTATAAAAGTCTTATGGGGACAAAGGAGGACAATGTGAAACATGTGGATATTGAAGCTATGAGAAGTGGGAAACAAGTTAGCATCGGCCAAAGGGATGCCCTGATTCGGCCAGTTACTGAGGATGAGATTTTGGAAGCTTTGAAAGCTATTGGTGATCTCAAAGCACCTGGAATTGATGGTTATGGATCCTACTTTTTTAAATCAAGCTGGAATATTGTTAAGTGGGATGTTATAGCAGCCGTCCAGGAGTTTTTTGTCAAAGGTAACCTCCTTAAAGCCTTCAACAGTACCATTGTGACTCTTATTCCTAAACATGAGAATGCTAGTGAAGTGAAGGACTTTCGACCTATTGTTGGCTGCACCACGTTCTACAAAATTATCTCTAAAGTCCTCACAAACAGATTGGGTATGGTGTTACCAGAGGTAATTCACAAGAGCCAAGTTGCATTCTTAAAGGGACAGGTTATTCAGAATCATATACTGCTTGCCTTTGAATTGATGAAAGGATATAGTAGGAAGGGTGGCACACCTAGAAGCATGATCCAAGTTGACTTGCAGAAAGCGTATGATATGATGGACTGGAACTCTTTGGAAACAGTGCTAAATGAGATAGGTTTGCCCAGCCAATTCATTAAGTGGATCATGTTAGTTACTACTACTGTTAGCTACAGATTTAATGTGAATGGGGAATATACTACGATCATGGAGGCTAGAAGAGGTATTCGACAGGGGGACCCAATCTCTCCACTCCTATTTGTTATAATGATGGAATACATAAATAGGGTTATGATAAAGATGACTAGGAATGCAGACTTCAAATTTCATAGCAAGTGTAAAGCCCTGAAGATTACTCATTTAACTTTTGCTGATGATGTGCTTCTCTTCAGTAGAGGAGATAAAAAATCTATTGAAATTTTACTTGCAGCTTTCAACAGTTTCTCAGCTTCAACTGGCCTTAGAGTGAACCCGAGAAAATGTTATGCTTTCTATGGTGGAATGGACACTGCAGCTAAAGAGGAGATTGGTAGGATCACTGGTTATGCAGAGGGTCAACTGCCTATCAGGTATCTTGGCATACCACTTGCTAGTAAAAAACTTAATGTGAGTCACTATCTTCCTCTTATAGATAGGGTTATGAGTAGAATTAGACATTGGTCTGCCCACTTACTCAGCACTGCAGGTAGGATTCAACTAGTGAAAAGCACTATATCTGCCACTGTACAATACTGGATGACCTGTTTGCCTTTACCTGATTTTGTTATTAGAAAGTTGGATAGCCTGTGCAGGTCTTACATTTGGTCTGGAAAAGCTACAATTTCTAAGAAAAGCCCGGTGGCTTGGAAGAGAGTTTGTTGTCCAGTCAAGCAAGGTGGGCTCAATGTGATAAATCTGAGCGTTTGGAACCATGTGGCTTTGCTCAAATGCTTATGGAATATTAGCATGGAGTTAGACAATCTCTGGGTGAAGTGGATACACACGTACTACTTAAAAGGTAGGGATTTTCTGGCTGAGAATCAGGGTAACAACTGTACCTGGATTCTTAAACATATCCTGGCAAGTAAGGCTGACATAGGTAGAATCGATAACTGTTGGAATAGCATGAGGAACCAGAGGCAGTTTAGTATGATGAAGATCTATAATATTTTGATTGAGGATAATGTgagagttgaatggtaccatatGATGACACATAACTTTGCTAGACCAAGAGCAAAGGTGATACTTTGGTTAATATGCCAGAACCGGCTGTTTACCAAAACAAGGATGGCGAAAATGGGCATGCTGCAGAATACGTTATGCGACTTGTGTAAAGAGGACAATGAAGATCTTGACCATCTCTTGTTCAAGTGTAAAAGTACTTTCGTCATTTGGCAAGGGATTTTCAAATGGATGGATATGAAGCTAGAAAGCAACCTTGATATGGCTTGGATTAAAAGGAAATCCAAAGGTAAAGGCTGGCCTAATATTCTTCTAAAAGCTGCTGCTACTGAAGTTTTCTATGGCATTTGGATGTATAGGAATTCTATGATATTTGGTAGTAAAGGGTCCTATAGGGATACTCATAGTGTTATTAGATCTATTATAGATTCTTTAGTCTATAGAGGGTGGATGAAACCCAAGTATAGAAATCATTTAGTTAATATTCTCATGTAA